CGTGGATAGGCTGATTGTGACACAAGACAAGGAGCTAACTGGTATACTCACATATGCCGATATTGCAGATAGGCTAGATGTTAGCAAAGTGGTAGCTGTATCTATCAGTAGACTTCATGTATCAAGTGCCATGAGTGGCTCTGTAATTACCGTCTCGCCAAAGGACGATATAACAGATGTCGCGAATCTCATGTTAGAAAGAGGGATGAGCGGATGCCCGGTAGTAGATGACGAGGATAACATAGTTGGTGTGATTACCAAGATTGAGTTATCCAAACTTGTACAGAAATTCGATAATGTAGCTGTAGAAGATTTGATGACCGCAGAAGATCTATTGGTGGCGAGTCCAGTTGACCGTCTCGTAAAGGCAAGATTGGATATGCTAACAGCAGGCTTCTCTGGTCTGCCCGTAACCGATGGTGGGGCAGTTGTAGGATTGCTCACTGAGAAGCTGGTTGCCGAGGCAATGGCAAGATTCACATCTAAGGTCCCTGATAAGTATAGGTCAAATCAGGTAAGACAAATACGGGTAGTTGATGCCATGCAGCAACAACCCCCAGTTGTGAATAAGGAAACGTCTATTGCTGAAGCATCTACCAGAATGCTTGATGCTAAGCTGAACACCCTACCAGTCGTAGATGAGAATGATAGGCTTGTGGGCATAATTAGCGCAACCGACTTTACTCGCTTCGTTGCCAATAATTTCCAAGTTCCCGAGAATAGCAACTGAGCGAAGACATCAAATAGCAGGGGTATATCCAAGGGCCCAAGAGGCCTAAGCATATGACCGCAGAGTTGATTCTTCGTGGCGGCAGGATTGTTCAAAACGGGGAACTATGCACAAGGTCTGTGGTTGTTGACAAGGGGAAGATAGAAGGAATCTACGAAATTGGACAAGAACCTACTGCAGAAACCGATATTGATTGTACGGGATTGTACATTCTGCCAGGAATGATTGATATCCACACCCATCTCAGAGATTTGAAGCAGTCAAACAAGGAGGACTATCGCTCGGGAACCATGGCCGCTGCCGCTGGGGGTGTAACTACAGTTGTTGATATGCCTAACTCTCAACCTCCTGTTTTGTCCCACAATGTTTTACAGCAAAAGATAGAGCGAACTCGGGAAAACAGGTTCGTCAATGTTGGTTTTTACGGAGGTATCCCTAAGAGCCCCAATACACCAAATGAGAAATTCTTCAATGATATACTGGGATTGAAGGTTTATCCACATGCCCCCCTTGACAAGGACATACAATATACCAAAGAAAGAATCAGAGAATGCCTCAATCTTGCGAGAAGATGGGACCTTCCACTCCTTCTCCACCCGGATTTCTCGGATCCAGACGCACAACCCGAAACGGTTCAGGATTTCTTTGAGATACATAGTTGCGAAGCTGAGAGGAGGGCGGTTGTAACTTTCATTGACGCCCTAAAGGAAATTGAGAGCAGAGTGCATGTATGTCATGTCAGCTGTGCATTTACTGCCAAGCTGATTAAGAAGCACAGAGCAGAAAACACACTAACTGCCGAGGTGACGCCCCATCACTTGCTATTAACCGGGGACAAATTCACAAATAAGAATGGAGAAGCAAAGGTACTACCTCCACTTAGGTCACCACATGACAGAAGATTCTTGCAGGAATCTGTATCACACTGTGTAATCGATTGTGTTGCTTCAGATCATGCGCCACACACTAAGAAGGAGAAACATGCTCCGTTCCTGCATGCATCATCCGGTTTTCCAAGTTTGGAAACAACTGTGCCACTCATGTTAACACGGGTTCTCAAAGGAGAGATGCACTGGGTAGAATATCTTAGATGCTGCTGTTCAGCCCCTGCGAGAATACTGAATATCCCTGGAAAAGGTATCCTCTGCAAGGGTTATGACGCCGATCTAATAGTAGTAAAAGAAGACAAATATGAAATCAGAGGCGATAAGTTTCATTCCAAAGCAACCGTCACACCCTTTGAAGGTCAAGAAGTGCTCGCACGTCCCGTAATGACCTTTGTTGGAGGTAGGTTAGTATATCGAGATGGTAGTTTCAAAGTAAGGCCAGGAACAGCAGGCATTGTACCAGTGCGTAACGTAATAGAGCATTAAACAAATAACCCGGGTCGTATACCGTTTCAAGTGAGTGTGTGAAAGTGGACCAAGTTTACTCCAAAGATGATGGTAAGTTCCTAGTCAAATTAGCTAGAAGAACTGTAGAGCAATTTGCTCGGGAAAGCACAAAGCCAAACTTTCCAGATGACACACCAAGCCATCTGAAGAGAGAATCCGGTGTATTTGTCACACTGAATTCCACTTCCTCGAGCAAGAATAATCTTCGGGGATGTATTGGTAGACCATATCCCACGGATCCGTTGGTTCAAGCAACAATAGACTCTGCATTCGATGCCGCAGCCAACGATCCTAGATTCCCACCAGTCAAGGAGGAGGAACTCGATTCTATTATAATAGAGGTCAGTTTGTTGACTCCGCCCGAAGAAATTGAATGCTCAAACCCGGACGAGTTGATTAAGGAAATAGAGGTGGGATGTGATGGTTTGATTGCAGCAAAAGGTGGAAGAAGGGGGCTACTATTACCGCAGGTCGCAGTAGAATGGAACTGGGATGCCGAGGAGTTTCTCAGACATACTTGCAGAAAGGCAATGCTACCTATGGAAGCTTGGAGAGAACCAGACACCAAGTTCATGAAGTTCCAAGCAGAGATTTTCGCTGAAGTTTCCCCACGGGGAAATGTAGTCCGTAAAGACAATTCACCAAAGGAATGAGGCCATGAGGAAAATGTACGAATCGCCGCCCTCTGTGATTGAAAGTCTGGAATCCTTCCTTCAAGAAGATATCAGATCAGGAGACATTACCACCCAAGCTTTAGTCCCATCCTCAAGAAAGGGGAGCGGTGAAATTGGAGCAAAGGAGAAAACCATTGTTGCGGGTTTGAAGGAGATTAGGGACCTTGCCCGTCTTAGTGATTTGAAACACGAAACAAAGGTCCAAGAAGGCGTTTGGGTTGATTCTGGAGAAACAGTGATCACATTGTCTGGAAAAGCAGTAACTCTTCTCACCGTCGAAAGACTGGCCCTGAATATCATCATGAGAATGAGTGGAATAGCAACAAAGACTCGGAAAATTGTTGATAGAATACGGGAGGTAAATCAAGATGTCCTACTTGCCGCTACCCGCAAGACAACACCAGGTTTCCGGTATTTCGAGAAGCGGGCAGTGAAAATTGGCGGGGGTGACTCCCATCGGTATGCTCTCGATGACATGGTTTTAATCAAGAACAACCATCTGGTTTCTGTTGAGAGTACTGAGCAAGCCGTCCTTGAATCAAAGAAAGCAGTCTCATTCTCAAAGAAAGTGTCTTGTGAAGTGCGAAGCTTGGAAGGAGCATTGGAGGCGGCAAAAGCTGGAGCAGATATTATCTTACTTGATAATCAGACACCTTCATCCGTTATGCAAATATGTCAAGCTCTGGATGAGGCAAACTTGAGAGATAAAGTACTCCTGGAAGTATCTGGGGGAATCACTGAGGATAACGCTCTTGAATACGCCCAATGCGATGTAGATATACTATCTTCCGGTGCATTAACACATTCCTACAAGAGTGCTGACTTCAGTATGAGTTTGAAAATTACGTAGAAGTAGTGGTGCCCCGGCCGGGATTTGAACCCGGGTCATAGGGTCGAAAACCCTAGATGCTGGGCCGAGCTACACTACCGGGGCCTGTCGAGGTGTGACAAACTAGCACGGTTATTAAGATTGTGTCGTATGCTATGACTGTTAACATATTCAACGCTACTAGTTGGCCGTTATACCTCCGTTCTATCAGAGGCTGGTTTAAATTGATGGTCTTCGGAAAAGCTAGTTTCGAACAAAAAGATGGTCCTCGGGAGTGTTCTCTTCTGAAGACGATACCTTGGGACTCTCGTGAGGTTTTCGATTCGGAACCATTTCGCCAAAACAGATGCTCTCCTCCGAGGAGGCCTGGAGAACGAAAGTCTGTAGATCGGAAGGTGTCGGTAGACCAGCAAGCGTGCGCCCACCAGCAACCAGGGTAGGAACTACAAGAATGCCAAATGCTCGGGCCAAGCGGCGATACTTGTCGATGTTAATCTCATACACCGAGATATCAGGCATACACGTGTCCTCTCGTTGCAGCATCTTCCGTACAACTTCACACCAAACACAATGATTGGACGTAAACATGAGTAT
Above is a window of Candidatus Thorarchaeota archaeon DNA encoding:
- a CDS encoding TIGR00296 family protein, with translation MDQVYSKDDGKFLVKLARRTVEQFARESTKPNFPDDTPSHLKRESGVFVTLNSTSSSKNNLRGCIGRPYPTDPLVQATIDSAFDAAANDPRFPPVKEEELDSIIIEVSLLTPPEEIECSNPDELIKEIEVGCDGLIAAKGGRRGLLLPQVAVEWNWDAEEFLRHTCRKAMLPMEAWREPDTKFMKFQAEIFAEVSPRGNVVRKDNSPKE
- a CDS encoding dihydroorotase family protein, whose protein sequence is MTAELILRGGRIVQNGELCTRSVVVDKGKIEGIYEIGQEPTAETDIDCTGLYILPGMIDIHTHLRDLKQSNKEDYRSGTMAAAAGGVTTVVDMPNSQPPVLSHNVLQQKIERTRENRFVNVGFYGGIPKSPNTPNEKFFNDILGLKVYPHAPLDKDIQYTKERIRECLNLARRWDLPLLLHPDFSDPDAQPETVQDFFEIHSCEAERRAVVTFIDALKEIESRVHVCHVSCAFTAKLIKKHRAENTLTAEVTPHHLLLTGDKFTNKNGEAKVLPPLRSPHDRRFLQESVSHCVIDCVASDHAPHTKKEKHAPFLHASSGFPSLETTVPLMLTRVLKGEMHWVEYLRCCCSAPARILNIPGKGILCKGYDADLIVVKEDKYEIRGDKFHSKATVTPFEGQEVLARPVMTFVGGRLVYRDGSFKVRPGTAGIVPVRNVIEH
- a CDS encoding thioredoxin family protein; protein product: MPDISVYEINIDKYRRLARAFGILVVPTLVAGGRTLAGLPTPSDLQTFVLQASSEESICFGEMVPNRKPHESPKVSSSEENTPEDHLFVRN
- the nadC gene encoding carboxylating nicotinate-nucleotide diphosphorylase; translation: MRKMYESPPSVIESLESFLQEDIRSGDITTQALVPSSRKGSGEIGAKEKTIVAGLKEIRDLARLSDLKHETKVQEGVWVDSGETVITLSGKAVTLLTVERLALNIIMRMSGIATKTRKIVDRIREVNQDVLLAATRKTTPGFRYFEKRAVKIGGGDSHRYALDDMVLIKNNHLVSVESTEQAVLESKKAVSFSKKVSCEVRSLEGALEAAKAGADIILLDNQTPSSVMQICQALDEANLRDKVLLEVSGGITEDNALEYAQCDVDILSSGALTHSYKSADFSMSLKIT
- a CDS encoding CBS domain-containing protein; the encoded protein is MEVKKIMSEPETIDKDQRLSHALDLLEKKGVDRLIVTQDKELTGILTYADIADRLDVSKVVAVSISRLHVSSAMSGSVITVSPKDDITDVANLMLERGMSGCPVVDDEDNIVGVITKIELSKLVQKFDNVAVEDLMTAEDLLVASPVDRLVKARLDMLTAGFSGLPVTDGGAVVGLLTEKLVAEAMARFTSKVPDKYRSNQVRQIRVVDAMQQQPPVVNKETSIAEASTRMLDAKLNTLPVVDENDRLVGIISATDFTRFVANNFQVPENSN